The segment CTTTTATGTGTCCCATGAGATTCAATAAGTTCCCCTTGGATCAACATTCCTGTAAATTTCTTGTTGGAAGTACGAACTATGATATGACTCGAATGCTATTTGACTACAACACTCTCTCCTATGATCCCTTAAGTGGAAACACCATTTTAGATTATCGAATTCAAATTAAACCCCTTAAAACGGCGGATCGAATAATCAATTACGGAGAAACGGGGAATTACTCCCTCACTGGATTTGAAATGACATTGACCAGGAACATGGCAAAGTAATTAATAGTCTTTATTTCGCAATTGCATATTTATCATTATCTAACCATATTCAGGTATTTGTATATCTACTACCTTCCCAGTGGACTATTTGTGGGTGTCTCTTGGGTTAGTTTTCTTATCCCACCAGATGTAGTTCCTGGACGCATGGCACTCCTTGTGACTTTATTCCTTGTCCTTATCAACATCTTTAACACCATCACGAACGTTTCACCAAACGTAGAGGGCATGACAGCCATTAGTTCATGGATGATTGCTTGCATGTTTTTCGTGTTTGGAGCACTTTTGGGATACGCAGCCATTTTATATGTTCTTTTGGTAAGTAGtttctaatataattacttGTTAATCACTAATTGATTTATTCCatagatgaagaagaaaaattgtcTCATAAAGAAAAGAAACGACTTGGCTTTTGTACACGCTCCAAGCTGTTATTTCTACAAAGTATCCGAGCAAACTAAAAGGAAGGAAGAAATTGAGGAATTGGATCATACTGAAAAATTAGCAAAGGTTGACAGTATATTACTCTACGTTTTCCCTTTCATGTTCttggtatttaatattatttactggCCTTTTTGGATTCTTTAATACACTCCTACTTGAAGGTCATGGAGTCATTTTTGTCGAAATGCTCGTTGcagtatgaaaataatagttcCTTCATAGAACCTcgtactaaataataatatgtgagCAAGTATTGTTATgccattaaaatatcaaattattacaTGATACATTcaaatacacatacatacaaagtagaatataatattttgcttctttaaatttatttcatggtTAAAAACTACAATTCTACAAGGAAAGCGAAAGTTATTCTGGTTAACGAAGAAAGTCTTCATTGTAATTAggaatgtttaaatattatacatatatatattatttaataatgcaacttgaattttaaaaccataaaactatgaataataattgactCAAGTACGTTTCCTTCTTTATTAACCATTggaatgaagaagaaaaaaactataaaggaaaataattcattctgttttttgtttttgtgttctgTTGGATACATATATAACTAGTTTACTCGTTATAGAAATCTTGAAAACTCTAATTTCCTTTCAATAACAAAACTGTCTTATCTATACTATAATAACACCTTAATAAATTGTACCTAGTTACATAAAGCATGGAAACCTAAATATATGGAATAAGGAgggcatttttccttttctcatatgagtccatttttattttatttgaagattaataaatatgattttatgtttacattttcaaaatgtcattatatacaaatttcagGAAGGATTGTtcttttaactatttaaattttaatctgaataattatttttttttataaaagtgttaCACAAAAACTAATTACATGCTATGAATATTgttgaatgtttattttcaaacaattatcaccgaaaagtatatttaaatagcATGTATACACATAGAACTGTAAGTGTATGTACACTTGccctaaaaattattcatacctttgttaatttttgtgatgaaactaatgcatttttgtcatgtttttttatttctataaattatatgtgaCTTAGAAGCAAATGAATGACAGGGGGTCTTCCTATGGTCGACGTGTCCTTCATTACTCCGGCTTCAATCCATTTTGATCCAGAGTCAATTAATACTAAGATAACTAAAACACAATTCAAGGAACTTTTGATTTCATTCGTATTTTATTGATGGATAACTAAAAAACACTatcttcataattatttataccctATCCCCCCCCTATATGGTTTATACTCACATGATTCGTGCATGTGTATATATGTGGAATATTTGCCCACTCTTTTTCGGAAAAGTCCTCAAGCTGATTTAGGTTGTTCGGTATCCTAGATATCACTCTTGTCTTCCAATTTCACCACAGTTTCTCCATAGGATTCAAGTCTGGACTTTGACTCGGCCATTCTATAACTTTAggaatagtatatattttaatacatatacgaataaataaaaagaattaaggTAAAGGACTCTATAGGAAGTTGTAGGTTAAATAGTTAATCTTagaatgtattttcattatagATGAAGGATGAACATATTTCATATCAATctaattatgaagaaataacttcaaatattgTCTGTCGACAAGTTTTATTAAGCATCGGTATAGTATCTTAAACTTGGAGAAGCCAAGTAAAAGGCCGGCACACAGGGCCTAACTGATGGATCCCAGCTAGTCTCTTGCATAATGAAAATTCGTGCACTTAAACTTCCCAAGGTCCAAAcgtcccaaggttaatagaaatacaaggttataccataatgcgtgtaagactgatgtttgacctccaccacacttttaatattaacatcatattagatgagtggttgcgtgtagtgtaaaaatctgtttttcttgcccagcagtcggtatgatacattaaattgaaaattctagcaatagtgacgtcaaagactatgagtggttgcgtattttctcaaaatcttcctgtcttgcccagtagtcggtacaatacatcagattgaaaattttaggaagcccgattatatgacggtctaaccttatatttctattaaccttgataacgtccaaatttaaaaaaaaacaagtcagATTCAtactttaaagataaaataaaagttgtttataattcaaatttacgCAGTAAAGGCTAAAATTATtatgatcagaccagattcctggaatctggagggcaagtttgttttatcgctaatatgttgatttttttcataaaacaagatcaatcCCCCGTATCTCAAAGTTTCTTAGTGAATGAGTTTTAGAtctcaaaatgaattttaaaaaaatccaaaaaacgaattattgcgAGCAACTGAAAAAGGGGAGAGTATATtttagatttgaataaaaaatgtagttagATAAATTACTCAAACGGAAATAGAAGTTAAACAGGTTAGTCTTAGAATGTATTTTCATTGTGGTGGTGattgaaggaggaacatatttctaattatattctatgtaattattattttagccaAGTAAAATGCCACGGCCGGCAAGACCTAGCATGCAGAGCATGGCCAGTATATAATGAGAATAACAGAAGAAAAAGCGCACGCATTTTTGCTTTTCTAAtcattataattacttttttctttgcaCACATCCCATCATTATCTATGACCCAAGTGGAGGACAGGGGGGAAGGGCATTGATAGAgtttaatgtagttttttttatgcaGTCCAGTCCCGTTCAGTCTTAGAATTGGTCCTATCAGTCTTTCAGACCATCagtattagaactgattaaaaaagaagaaaataagttgattgacgtcatcaaggaccgaactttataagttattaGGACTGATATTCAGTACTGAAGTGGACCATACCGAGACTGATCTGGACGAGtaagttctaaataaggaccgaaacAGCACTACTTCAATTTATCTATATTGATTGTGCTAAGGTAAATTACCCCCTCAACATGTGCAAACAGGCTCAAATGGCCATTGATACTTTGAGATAGATAGATAAAGTTGTGGTAGTATATGTTTTCGCAATAACAATGCCCAGAATAGTGGATTGGTAATTTGCAgcctataatttttatttatatgccAGAGCAGCTGATTTTCTTACTTACTTCAAGATAAACTAGTTAAGAAAACTTCATATCTTAGTCACTAGTTTCTTTCTGTTACTACgttaatcaaagaataaaatattttttgatgaattgttAACGCTGTTAACTCCGTCAAGTCGTCTTATAAGAGCATCCTTCTCAAGACCAAGTAAGGAATTACTTGTTTTCCGGCCTGGAACTTTTAGCTAGAAAAACATCCCTCCCATCTAAGACAGTTTGCCACCAATTGTCTACCATCTTTTACAGATTGATTAGTGTTAGCTTACCGGTGAAAATAGGTCGAATTAGATATTGTGTAATGGTCAAGAAAATTAGTCAATTAGCCTTGAGAAGACTCACGAAAATTAGCCAAACCTACCTTTTCTATTTGCAAATtgcaaataagtaattaatatctCAAGCGGCTAACAGCTATTCACGATAGAAGGATTAACAAAGGAGAGGTTCCGAGACTTGGAGTTAATTTTGttacgatatttttttcttccatcatAATAATTATGCCTAGTTGTTAAATGAACTTTCTGAAACTATATTACTATTAACAAGCTTAAAATGGAGTTAggatttatacttttattcaatttagtcatttatcaatcaattttcgtatatcaattttgaaaacttttacgttatttagttatatgtagtatCTACTTTCcagtatatatttacaaaaattgtttaatacatGGGGAAAAGGAATTATGGCAATTGaagcttaattaattatatatttccctTTCTAATTGCACATAATAGACGTACGTGCATCCATTTGTTAATATACATATGCATGTAATTGCCGCTCTagttttacttcaatgaaacaAAACTATTTAGTTCAAGGATTGCACaagcattaaaaataaaaataattatcaaaacaactcattatgatgataaaaacagaaaaaacaaaGTGATGATATACAAGTTACAACGGTCGATAAAACAATGCTCATTAAGGCTGTGTacgaaaatataacatatactaattaaaaaaaatattttataaacattgcatttcaacaaaacttatttgataattataatacttcttGAGCCTTGACATACAGAAATCATCATTAGTCAAAGTTTGCTCTTTATATCTAAAGATATCCCCCCTAAATATCCTTTGAAATATGCAGATCAATAGTTAAGAAGAagtctaatataaatattttgtatagatCTCGGCTGTATTTGGGTAGTttgcaataattaaatgatatgaATTGTTTTTACCTCGTACTCATCTCGGCTTCAACTGATCACGGAGGTcatattaacataaaaagaactcctactaaatttattttgtaaagcttttttattttacaaaaaagactgatttattttataaaatttagttctacatatatttttctttaaatatagcAACTCAAAAGGTCACCCAGTTAAACGTCATCCAATATCtaagtaaaataattgtgtacttgcaaattttgatatttatcagtAGAACTTTCTGGCTATGTTATATACGCTAAAGAACAGACACATAGACGGAATGCTTCCATTCCTATACCTAGACTTGACTTTCTTTTGTAAACGTAGATATATACTTCTCATAAATTTTGCTTATTTAACACATAAAGCTAAAATGTGTACTAAATAGatgatatcaaaacaaaaacatatgtattttctagaaaaatttaaaatttcaaaactttggcCAGTTGAGTTACCTCTTAATGTTTTTCAAGAAGTTTAAAGATAGACAATGATATCTATagactaaaacaaaaatttgacacCTGAAAGACTTCATGTTccgaacatttaaaaaataacctccACCCTAATTTACATAGtattagaagtatttttattataattagaccttataacaaacaattatttctcaaaatgttcTCCTTCTGCAGCCAACATGGTCAACATTCTGGGCCTAAAGACCTTTCACAGCTTTGTTACGTAGTCATAGGAGATATCAGCCCATTTGTTCTCAACAGAAGCCATCAGGGAATCAACATTGGGGTGGAGACATTGCAGAACTGGCTCTCTACGAAGCCCCATATTCCATAAACCATTGATGAGAGGGTTTCTACAAGTTTGGAGACCAGAAATCAGCCAGGTTTTCTATGCACCAAGGTTGAGTTGTTATGGCCTCATGGCTAGGTGATGAGTCTTGTTAGTAACAGTAATTCCCTACCAGCTAGTTGGCATCCCGCCAGGGCTTCACAACCTCTTTCATGAACTCCTGGTACTCTTTGGCACCCAATTTCAATGGGCGCAGCGGTCAAGAAGTCTTCAGTGATAATTTTGTTGTGTTCTCCTCTTCTTGTCTTCCTGGAGAGTATGTCGTTGCTGTTAATGAACCTCCCAACCTTACGGACAAGCTCAACAGAGTAATTTACAATGTCTGCGACTTCCATTACAGAGTGATGGGGACGGAGAATATCTGCAATCCGTTGtctt is part of the Lepeophtheirus salmonis chromosome 7, UVic_Lsal_1.4, whole genome shotgun sequence genome and harbors:
- the LOC121122259 gene encoding glycine receptor subunit alpha-4, coding for MRRLFPILLTLILESSLSMKTNSGLKNNSATCVSGFCLGGDYNSLELPSGNKEVTRITMHLEVLDVLRVDDKKFSVTLNMYFGVRWTENRLTKMTPGKSSWIPIDMDFMNYLWVPNVFVYNLVSFHALDCLKKLAGLWVAEGKDLFYNQATHVTFMCPMRFNKFPLDQHSCKFLVGSTNYDMTRMLFDYNTLSYDPLSGNTILDYRIQIKPLKTADRIINYGETGNYSLTGFEMTLTRNMAKYLYIYYLPSGLFVGVSWVSFLIPPDVVPGRMALLVTLFLVLINIFNTITNVSPNVEGMTAISSWMIACMFFVFGALLGYAAILYVLLMKKKNCLIKKRNDLAFVHAPSCYFYKVSEQTKRKEEIEELDHTEKLAKVDSILLYVFPFMFLVFNIIYWPFWIL